The Mustela erminea isolate mMusErm1 chromosome 18, mMusErm1.Pri, whole genome shotgun sequence genome has a window encoding:
- the ODF4 gene encoding outer dense fiber protein 4, which yields MSSLHLEKKGMNTGNLEGKRGAEKQEGVEESREQEAGGQNSFSEPSGSRQGLKDKSSEPRRVSVLPLQWRITHSSRWISQVLASELSLVAFALLLVMVFSKKWLDPSRSRFYQRWPTNVSAGIYTATHVMSMGLLEICRSNGCFHSENWKDNYKLWTNHPIFGAAVITFCLTLVLGFLFTIWLHLPYIPGLQRLPCFSWVGTIMSFFEVFLIFFTMMLFPINLWIFELKKNLSVPIGWSYFIGWLVFVLYVTCAALCYFNHKHFWRVILNRPAGTVLCSNFSSPKQNLKMKPVVSHSSGDQQDVRDPEQKEASL from the exons ATGAGTTCCCTGCATCTGGAAAAGAAAGGGATGAACACTGGAAACTTGGAAGGGAAGCGGGGTGCTGAGAAacaggagggggtggaggagagtAGGGAACAAGAAGCCGGGGGACAGAACTCATTCTCTGAGCCCAGTGGGAGCAGGCAGGGGCTCAAGGATAAGAGCTCAGAGCCCCGGAGGGTCTCTGTGTTGCCCCTGCAGTGGAGAATTACCCACAGCTCCCGCTGGATATCGCAGGTGCTGGCCTCCGAGCTCAGCCTGGTCGCCTTCGCCCTGCTGCTGGTCATGGTGTTCTCCAAAAAATGGCTGGACCCCTCTAGAAGCCGCTTCTACCAGCGCTGGCCCACCAACGTCAGTGCCGGAATCTACACGGCCACCCACGTCATGTCCATGGGGCTCCTGGAGATCTGCAGATCCAACGGCTGTTTCCACTCAGAAAACTGGAAAG atAATTACAAGCTGTGGACCAATCACCCAATCTTCGGGGCGGCCGTGATAACTTTCTGCCTGACGCTGGTGCTGGGCTTTCTCTTTACCATCTGGTTGCACCTGCCGTACATACCCGGTCTTCAAAGACTGCCCTGCTTCAGCTGGGTTGGGACTATCATGAGCTTCTTTGAAG ttttccttattttcttcaccATGATGTTGTTTCCTATTAACCTCTGGATCTTTGAGTTGAAGAAGAATTTATCAGTCCCCATTGGCTGGAGCTATTTCATAGGCTGGCTGGTGTTTGTCCTCTATGTCACCTGTG CGGCCCTGTGCTACTTCAACCATAAACATTTCTGGAGGGTGATTTTGAACCGTCCCGCTGGCACCGTGCTCTGTAGCAACTTTTCCAGCCCCAAACAAAACTTGAAGATGAAGCCGGTTGTCTCACACAGCTCGGGCGACCAGCAGGACGTCCGGGATCCTGAGCAAAAGGAGGCATCTCTGTAA